From Arthrobacter sp. FW306-2-2C-D06B, a single genomic window includes:
- a CDS encoding copper resistance CopC family protein, whose protein sequence is MRPIRQLLAVVVACTAVLFSAALFSAAPAFAHDTAESTSPANGSTVASVPDSVSITFNNRPLLLGSQIRVNDASGQNWADGSVEIVDAVVSQKLKPGAPAGAFTVIWRVVSSDSHPIEGTFTFTAKAGSTTAGSGSASTAPSVEVPTAGTAAPGTTATPEKVPDASQPFPWSIVVFAVVAAGLLVFLGITARRRLAGGDPGDADGSGDGEGSGDDQDS, encoded by the coding sequence ATGCGCCCTATCCGCCAGCTGCTGGCCGTCGTCGTCGCTTGCACCGCGGTGCTTTTCTCTGCCGCCCTGTTCTCAGCGGCACCCGCCTTCGCGCACGACACGGCCGAGTCGACCTCACCGGCCAACGGTTCAACGGTTGCCAGCGTCCCGGACTCCGTGTCCATCACGTTCAACAACCGGCCGCTCCTGCTCGGCTCGCAGATCCGGGTGAACGACGCCTCAGGCCAGAACTGGGCGGATGGTTCCGTCGAGATTGTGGACGCCGTGGTGTCGCAGAAGCTGAAGCCCGGCGCGCCTGCCGGCGCATTCACCGTCATCTGGCGGGTTGTCAGTTCGGATTCGCACCCCATCGAAGGCACCTTCACGTTCACCGCCAAGGCAGGAAGTACGACGGCGGGCAGCGGCTCCGCGAGCACCGCACCATCTGTCGAGGTGCCCACCGCCGGCACTGCCGCACCGGGTACGACCGCGACGCCGGAGAAGGTGCCCGATGCCTCCCAGCCGTTCCCCTGGAGCATTGTGGTCTTCGCTGTGGTGGCCGCAGGCTTGCTGGTCTTCCTGGGCATCACCGCACGACGGCGGCTGGCAGGCGGGGATCCCGGGGACGCTGACGGTTCGGGGGATGGCGAGGGGTCCGGGGACGACCAGGACTCGTAG